In one Magnetospirillum sp. WYHS-4 genomic region, the following are encoded:
- a CDS encoding CpaF family protein: MFGRKGNADIPAPKKPFAPPAPEAAPPPAPPPAEDASRPASASPPPPKAPPPPPPAAGTQARQASDVERLAEIKVTVFNDLLEAVDLGELSKMKPEQVREEISDMVAEIISMRSLVLSVQDQQQVVADICNDILGLGPLEPLIARDDIADIMVNGPHKVYIETGGKIELTDVKFRDAAQLMNICQRIVTAVGRRVDESSPICDARLLDGSRVNVIAPPLSIDGAALTIRKFKKEKLTLENLVNFKSITPEGATVLKVAAASRCNILVSGGTGSGKTTLLNCLTRYIDPGERIITCEDAAELQLQQPHVVRLETRPPNLEGMGEITMRDLVKNCLRMRPERIIVGEVRGAESFDLLQAMNTGHDGSMGTVHANNPREAISRMENMIATGGFNLPAKAVREQIAAALDVIVQAQRLRDGSRKITHITEVVGMEGEVVILQDLFVFEFQGEDEHGKLIGRHRPTGLRPVFWDKARYFGLDRQLAEALGMGAL, encoded by the coding sequence ATGTTCGGACGCAAGGGAAACGCGGACATCCCCGCCCCGAAGAAGCCCTTCGCCCCCCCGGCGCCGGAGGCCGCTCCCCCGCCGGCGCCTCCGCCCGCGGAAGACGCTTCCCGACCGGCATCGGCGTCTCCGCCCCCCCCGAAAGCTCCGCCTCCTCCCCCGCCCGCGGCGGGAACCCAGGCCCGCCAAGCCTCGGACGTGGAGCGCCTGGCGGAAATCAAGGTCACCGTATTCAACGACCTTCTGGAGGCGGTCGACCTGGGCGAGCTGTCCAAGATGAAGCCCGAACAGGTGCGCGAGGAAATCAGCGACATGGTCGCCGAGATCATCAGCATGCGCAGCTTGGTGCTCAGCGTCCAGGACCAGCAGCAGGTGGTCGCCGATATCTGCAACGACATCCTGGGCCTTGGCCCCCTGGAACCCCTGATCGCCCGCGACGACATCGCCGACATCATGGTCAACGGCCCCCACAAGGTCTACATCGAGACCGGGGGCAAGATCGAACTCACCGACGTGAAGTTCCGCGACGCGGCGCAGTTGATGAACATCTGCCAGCGCATCGTCACCGCGGTCGGCCGGCGCGTCGACGAATCCAGCCCCATCTGCGACGCCCGCCTGCTCGACGGTTCCCGCGTCAACGTGATCGCCCCGCCGCTATCCATCGACGGCGCGGCCCTCACCATCCGTAAGTTCAAGAAGGAAAAGCTCACCCTCGAGAACTTGGTCAACTTCAAGAGCATCACTCCCGAAGGCGCCACCGTGCTGAAGGTCGCGGCGGCCAGCCGCTGCAACATCCTGGTATCGGGCGGCACGGGCTCGGGCAAGACGACGCTGCTCAACTGCCTGACCCGCTACATCGACCCCGGCGAGCGCATCATCACCTGCGAGGACGCCGCCGAACTGCAACTGCAGCAGCCGCACGTGGTCCGCCTGGAAACCCGCCCGCCCAACCTGGAAGGCATGGGCGAGATCACCATGCGCGACCTGGTGAAGAATTGCCTGCGCATGCGCCCGGAACGGATCATCGTCGGCGAGGTGCGCGGCGCCGAATCCTTCGACCTCCTTCAGGCGATGAACACCGGCCACGACGGGTCCATGGGCACGGTGCACGCCAACAACCCGCGCGAGGCCATCTCGCGCATGGAAAACATGATCGCCACCGGCGGCTTCAACCTGCCCGCCAAGGCGGTACGCGAACAGATCGCCGCGGCGCTGGACGTCATCGTCCAGGCGCAACGCCTGCGCGACGGCTCGCGCAAGATCACCCACATCACCGAGGTGGTGGGCATGGAAGGCGAAGTGGTCATCCTGCAAGACCTGTTCGTCTTCGAGTTCCAGGGGGAAGACGAGCACGGCAAGCTGATCGGCCGCCACCGCCCCACCGGGCTGCGCCCCGTCTTCTGGGACAAGGCGCGCTATTTCGGCCTGGACCGCCAATTGGCCGAAGCCCTGGGCATGGGAGCGCTCTAG
- a CDS encoding pilus assembly protein: MGWSLLRAVGRCRKGATALEFALVAPVFLAMVFGIFEVGRAMWIKSVLQYALEETTRYAIVNTSASMATLQTYAKSKMAESFVDSGAVTVPLPATSIVAGVTYVSITASYSFNSVIPIAGIPTINLQAKSMVPLS, translated from the coding sequence ATGGGATGGTCGCTTCTCCGGGCCGTCGGGCGATGTCGGAAGGGGGCAACGGCGCTCGAATTCGCGCTGGTCGCGCCGGTCTTCCTCGCCATGGTTTTCGGCATCTTCGAGGTGGGGCGCGCGATGTGGATAAAAAGCGTCCTGCAATACGCCTTGGAGGAGACGACCCGCTACGCCATCGTCAATACCTCGGCTTCCATGGCGACGCTGCAGACATATGCCAAGTCGAAGATGGCGGAGTCCTTCGTCGACAGCGGCGCGGTCACGGTGCCCTTGCCCGCCACATCGATCGTCGCCGGCGTAACCTACGTCTCGATCACGGCCAGCTACAGCTTCAATTCGGTGATACCGATCGCCGGGATTCCCACCATCAACCTGCAGGCAAAATCCATGGTGCCGCTGTCATGA
- a CDS encoding type II secretion system F family protein, protein MGPSLDDFIIKVIVGSVIGMVMIGLGIVLTTYVVRPRILLRRRLAAIGVLGDGREGSEKAETRRQKRIQEKIKQLEQKGGKKGFVDQVRLSLLQAGLEVPASAYFIACGIGAVFLPIFYFLTGLPVEGAALAALIGGFGLPRWVLGYLAHQRQKRFTQQFADAIDVVVRGIRSGLPVSECFNVIAREFQDPVSTEFRMIIEGQKLGLTLEDLMRRGLERIPTSEYNFFAIVLQIQKQTGGNLAETLSNLSAVIRERKKLRDKVQALSSEAKSSAMIIGSLPFLVGGILALVNWSYLSVLFNDPIGHILIGGGLAWMAIGVLVMAKMINFEV, encoded by the coding sequence ATGGGCCCCTCCCTCGACGATTTCATCATCAAGGTCATCGTCGGTTCGGTGATCGGGATGGTCATGATCGGCTTGGGAATCGTGCTGACCACTTACGTGGTTCGGCCGCGCATTTTGTTGCGTCGGCGCCTGGCCGCCATCGGGGTGCTGGGGGACGGCCGCGAGGGCTCGGAGAAGGCAGAGACCCGTCGCCAGAAGCGCATCCAGGAAAAAATCAAGCAGTTGGAACAGAAGGGCGGCAAGAAGGGCTTCGTCGACCAGGTGCGCCTCAGCCTGTTGCAGGCCGGACTGGAAGTTCCGGCTTCGGCCTATTTCATCGCCTGCGGCATCGGCGCGGTCTTCCTGCCGATCTTCTATTTTCTCACCGGCCTGCCGGTGGAAGGCGCGGCGCTCGCGGCCCTGATCGGCGGTTTTGGACTGCCGCGCTGGGTACTCGGCTACCTCGCCCACCAGCGCCAGAAGCGCTTCACCCAGCAGTTCGCCGACGCCATCGACGTGGTGGTCCGCGGCATCCGCTCCGGCCTGCCCGTTTCCGAATGCTTCAATGTCATCGCCCGCGAGTTCCAGGACCCCGTATCCACCGAGTTCCGCATGATTATCGAGGGCCAGAAGCTGGGCCTGACGCTGGAGGACCTGATGCGCCGGGGCCTGGAACGGATCCCCACCTCCGAGTATAACTTCTTCGCCATCGTGCTGCAGATCCAAAAGCAGACCGGCGGCAACCTGGCGGAAACGCTTTCCAATCTCTCGGCGGTGATCCGCGAGCGCAAGAAACTGCGGGACAAGGTCCAGGCGCTGTCCAGCGAGGCCAAGTCGTCGGCCATGATTATCGGCAGTCTGCCCTTTCTGGTGGGCGGCATCCTGGCCCTGGTCAACTGGTCCTATCTGTCGGTCTTGTTCAACGATCCCATCGGGCACATCCTGATAGGCGGCGGCCTGGCCTGGATGGCCATCGGCGTCCTGGTGATGGCCAAGATGATTAATTTCGAGGTGTGA
- a CDS encoding pilus assembly protein CpaF translates to MILRTTIGAFLISPQSTEAFESLREDRLFLRSDIVLQQGGLNAACSYLGDHETPPVLIVETEARGEALLAELARLAEVCAPKTRVFVIGHDNDIHLYRTLIREGVSDYFLAPVTTDMLRQSFQDNFTEADAAKNARLIAFLPARGGVGSSVLAHHTAFALSKLYHEQVIVLDLDLPYGTAGLVFNVLARQSVADVLGQLSRLDEMLLERYLVPYEPSENKVSVLPAPSTLTSGVNVTSEGLAVLLKFVRRMAGFVVLDLPHVWEPWLRDLIVEVEDLVIVAEPDLASLRDAKNIIEFLGPNRGESPTRVVLNKIGEAKRAELSEKEFRDALALTPALQIPADPGAFSGALNNGELIFKGAAKSKAALAINELAKMVSARVDAAAEKEKKKFSLFKKK, encoded by the coding sequence GTGATCCTGCGAACGACCATCGGCGCCTTCCTGATTTCCCCGCAAAGCACGGAGGCTTTCGAGTCCTTGCGGGAGGATCGCCTGTTCCTGCGCAGCGACATCGTCCTTCAGCAAGGCGGACTGAACGCCGCCTGTAGTTACCTGGGCGACCATGAAACGCCGCCCGTCCTGATCGTCGAGACCGAGGCGCGCGGCGAGGCGCTGCTGGCCGAACTGGCCCGCCTGGCCGAGGTCTGCGCCCCGAAGACCCGGGTCTTCGTCATCGGCCACGACAACGACATCCACCTTTATCGAACCCTGATCCGCGAGGGCGTGAGCGACTACTTCCTGGCCCCGGTGACCACCGACATGCTCCGGCAGTCCTTCCAGGACAACTTCACCGAAGCCGACGCCGCCAAGAACGCCCGCCTGATCGCGTTCCTGCCGGCGCGGGGCGGCGTGGGCAGCAGCGTTCTGGCACACCATACGGCCTTCGCCCTGTCCAAGCTCTATCACGAGCAGGTCATCGTCCTCGACCTTGACCTCCCATACGGCACCGCCGGCTTGGTGTTCAACGTGTTGGCGCGACAGTCGGTCGCCGACGTGCTAGGACAGCTCAGCCGCCTGGACGAGATGCTGCTCGAACGCTACCTGGTGCCTTACGAGCCCAGCGAGAACAAGGTCAGCGTCCTTCCCGCCCCGTCGACCCTGACCTCCGGCGTCAACGTGACATCCGAGGGCTTGGCGGTACTCCTGAAGTTCGTCCGCCGCATGGCCGGCTTCGTGGTCCTCGATCTGCCCCATGTCTGGGAGCCCTGGCTGCGCGACTTGATCGTCGAGGTCGAAGATCTGGTGATCGTCGCCGAGCCCGATCTGGCTTCCTTGCGCGACGCCAAGAACATCATCGAATTCCTGGGCCCCAACCGCGGCGAGTCGCCCACCCGGGTGGTACTCAACAAGATCGGCGAGGCCAAGCGGGCCGAACTCTCGGAGAAGGAATTCCGGGATGCCCTGGCCCTGACCCCGGCCTTGCAGATTCCGGCAGATCCCGGCGCCTTCAGCGGCGCGCTCAACAACGGCGAACTGATCTTCAAGGGCGCAGCCAAGAGCAAGGCCGCCCTCGCCATCAACGAACTGGCCAAGATGGTCAGCGCCCGCGTCGACGCAGCGGCCGAAAAGGAAAAGAAGAAGTTCTCCCTGTTCAAGAAGAAGTAG
- a CDS encoding pilus assembly protein, with protein MSLFVIGHQPYYFGHRYGMEGPMTWPVPLKRFRHDESGAIAILFALLMPVVLGAVGFGVEVGSWYAARRELQSAVDAAAVAAAIEKYNGSSTSTITSEATTEAQRNGFTTSGGGTIVVNIPPTSGSYTGDSLAVEVRLTKPIQTLFLRYLVQSTSVTASTRAVAKMQMQAGNGCVVALNSSASGAFRITGTVTVSLLNCDVVTNSSSSTSLIATGGTLVTADCVRTVGATADEAHFSTTSCGGVQEGARKYADPYEDRSVPAFTGCDHNNLSINSSGTNNLSPGTYCGGITASGNNSINLSPGTYVMYDGAFNVSGSGTISGNGVSIILMGSSASNVGNIDFTGTRTVNMSAPTSGAYSGMLFYQSEAASSSGTNRITGGTNFNITGAVYTPKRKIDYSGNSGGGTSCVQLIGDTVEFTGTSGANSSNCGSAGVTLAGANLSTLVE; from the coding sequence TTGTCACTGTTCGTCATAGGCCATCAGCCATATTATTTTGGTCATAGATATGGCATGGAAGGTCCTATGACTTGGCCAGTACCCCTTAAGCGGTTCCGCCACGACGAGTCTGGTGCGATAGCGATTCTATTCGCCTTGCTCATGCCGGTCGTCCTAGGCGCCGTCGGGTTCGGAGTGGAAGTCGGCAGTTGGTACGCGGCGCGACGGGAGCTTCAGTCGGCCGTGGATGCCGCCGCGGTCGCCGCGGCGATCGAGAAGTACAATGGCAGCAGCACTTCCACCATCACTTCGGAAGCGACCACGGAAGCCCAGCGCAACGGGTTCACGACGTCGGGCGGCGGAACCATCGTGGTCAACATCCCGCCCACCAGCGGCTCCTATACGGGGGACAGCCTGGCGGTCGAAGTTCGCCTTACCAAGCCCATCCAGACGCTCTTCCTGCGCTATCTCGTGCAGTCCACAAGCGTCACCGCGTCCACCCGGGCGGTAGCGAAGATGCAGATGCAGGCCGGAAACGGCTGCGTGGTTGCGTTGAACTCTTCGGCTTCCGGGGCTTTCCGCATTACAGGCACCGTTACCGTCTCGCTCCTCAACTGCGATGTCGTAACGAATTCCTCCAGTTCCACGTCGCTGATCGCCACTGGTGGTACGCTGGTGACGGCCGATTGTGTTCGGACTGTGGGGGCAACTGCAGACGAGGCGCATTTCAGCACGACGTCCTGCGGCGGCGTTCAGGAGGGCGCAAGAAAATACGCCGATCCCTACGAGGATAGAAGTGTTCCCGCATTTACGGGATGCGACCACAATAACTTGAGCATCAATTCCTCCGGAACCAACAATCTGTCTCCGGGGACATACTGCGGTGGAATTACCGCGTCTGGGAATAATTCGATAAATCTATCTCCAGGTACATATGTGATGTACGACGGAGCATTCAATGTATCTGGGAGTGGAACAATATCAGGTAATGGTGTATCAATAATACTTATGGGGAGCAGTGCCTCTAACGTTGGTAATATTGATTTTACTGGCACGAGAACAGTAAACATGAGCGCCCCAACGTCCGGGGCATATTCTGGTATGTTGTTCTATCAAAGCGAGGCCGCGAGTTCGAGCGGCACCAACCGCATCACTGGCGGTACGAATTTCAACATTACCGGTGCCGTCTATACGCCGAAGCGTAAGATCGATTATTCCGGGAACTCGGGTGGTGGAACCAGTTGCGTTCAGTTGATCGGAGATACTGTCGAGTTTACGGGAACATCGGGCGCCAACAGCAGCAACTGCGGATCGGCAGGCGTGACCCTTGCTGGTGCGAATTTGTCGACTCTGGTGGAGTAG
- a CDS encoding PilZ domain-containing protein, with the protein MTSDPPAATDNRVAPRRKALFGGRIFAEGLGAWDCLIRDISASGARVRVDDRTPLVAGTSVDLKVNKFEDLRRAEIMWIRGQEMGLRFLVPLTRVPKAMERFFTLVRSQDGS; encoded by the coding sequence GTGACCTCCGACCCGCCCGCCGCCACCGACAACCGCGTCGCCCCCCGCCGCAAGGCCCTGTTCGGCGGCCGCATCTTCGCCGAAGGGCTCGGAGCCTGGGACTGCCTGATCCGCGACATTTCGGCAAGCGGCGCCAGGGTCCGGGTCGACGACCGGACTCCCCTGGTCGCCGGCACCTCCGTCGACCTGAAGGTCAACAAGTTCGAAGACCTGCGCCGGGCCGAAATCATGTGGATCCGAGGCCAGGAAATGGGCCTGCGCTTCCTGGTTCCCCTGACCCGTGTCCCCAAGGCCATGGAACGCTTCTTCACCCTGGTCCGAAGCCAGGACGGATCATGA
- a CDS encoding type II secretion system F family protein, which produces MGNLDQTQLILLGSAVLAVLAVASFALPFLKGRKRAQRIESVVTRRRGELSRQLLDNYSQAGKQRKPRQQAVMEVIQQVSRKLRLEGALTQDKTKIFLAQGGFRSRSALPTYAVARIAGIFAGIPIAMVLLSLMDSGDTGIALKMGIWVLGGFVGFNMPKILVSNVTQKRQQEMGRAFPDALDLMVICVEAGLSIEGAFDRVTREIAEASPILAQEIGLTSAELAFLGDRSRAYQNFADRTGLPAVKSLSTTLIQTERYGTPVGVALRVLSQEKRHDRMSTAEKKAASLPAKLTVPMIVFFLPVLFVVVLGPAIIQTTRM; this is translated from the coding sequence ATGGGCAACCTGGACCAGACCCAGTTGATTCTGCTCGGTTCCGCCGTCCTGGCGGTGCTGGCCGTGGCGTCCTTCGCCCTGCCTTTCCTGAAGGGCCGCAAGCGCGCCCAGCGCATCGAATCCGTAGTCACCCGACGGCGCGGCGAACTGAGCCGGCAGCTTCTCGACAACTATTCCCAAGCCGGCAAGCAGCGCAAGCCGCGCCAGCAGGCGGTGATGGAAGTGATCCAGCAGGTGTCCCGCAAGCTGCGGCTGGAAGGAGCCCTGACCCAGGACAAGACCAAGATCTTCCTGGCCCAAGGCGGCTTCCGCAGCCGTTCGGCCCTACCGACCTACGCGGTGGCGCGCATCGCCGGCATCTTCGCCGGCATTCCCATCGCCATGGTGCTGCTGTCTTTGATGGATAGCGGCGATACGGGCATCGCGCTCAAGATGGGCATCTGGGTGCTTGGGGGATTCGTCGGCTTTAATATGCCGAAGATCCTGGTTTCCAACGTGACCCAGAAGCGCCAGCAGGAAATGGGCCGGGCCTTTCCCGATGCCCTGGACCTGATGGTCATCTGCGTCGAGGCCGGCCTGTCCATCGAAGGCGCCTTCGACCGCGTGACCCGCGAAATCGCCGAGGCCTCGCCCATCCTGGCCCAGGAAATCGGACTGACCAGCGCCGAACTGGCCTTTTTGGGCGACCGCTCGCGGGCCTACCAGAACTTCGCCGACCGCACCGGCCTGCCGGCCGTCAAGTCCCTGTCCACCACCTTGATCCAGACCGAGCGCTACGGCACTCCGGTCGGCGTCGCGCTCCGCGTGCTGTCCCAGGAAAAGCGCCACGACCGCATGTCGACCGCGGAAAAGAAGGCAGCATCGCTGCCGGCCAAGCTCACGGTGCCGATGATCGTCTTCTTCCTGCCTGTGCTGTTCGTCGTGGTGCTGGGCCCCGCCATCATCCAGACCACGAGGATGTAG
- a CDS encoding pilus assembly protein, whose protein sequence is MGIIRRWVGNERGASAVEFALLAPTLLVVAMGVIDLGLGMFHKMELAGAARAGAQYAILKGYSSSTIQTVVQGSTNLTGITVVSSRSCECSNGSTPSGTAPSCTCSGSGVTVQKFISVTASYSYTPIFAYFKPTYSLAETVTVREE, encoded by the coding sequence ATGGGCATAATTCGTCGATGGGTTGGGAACGAACGGGGCGCTTCGGCCGTCGAGTTCGCTCTGCTGGCCCCGACGCTGCTCGTGGTCGCGATGGGAGTGATCGACCTGGGGCTCGGCATGTTCCACAAGATGGAATTGGCCGGTGCGGCGCGGGCCGGTGCCCAATACGCGATCCTCAAGGGGTACAGTTCCAGCACCATCCAGACGGTCGTGCAGGGATCGACCAACCTGACCGGCATCACGGTCGTCAGCAGCCGCTCCTGCGAGTGCTCCAACGGCAGCACGCCTTCCGGAACGGCTCCCAGTTGCACATGCAGCGGATCGGGAGTCACGGTGCAGAAGTTCATTTCCGTGACCGCTTCCTACAGCTATACGCCGATCTTCGCCTACTTCAAGCCGACCTACAGCTTGGCCGAGACCGTCACGGTGCGAGAGGAATAG
- a CDS encoding CpaD family pilus assembly protein, whose protein sequence is MRTWILLATVPLALAACAEPNTGTDYQVSHPLVVRDETVRLTLKTPVSAEGMAIEDQLRLHRFVDHFRARGRGSIRVQALGGQGGYETGAWMDGARGLLLRAGLRGEEIALATEGTGDDGGSPVVVLSFTGSTVDVPNCGKVSLNISFNPNNLPMPDWGCSVQRNLGLMVENPRDLLQARPETSRDPARTVTTVNDYRAGSVTATSKSNEQQHGFIGSESTGRATPGGDTARSVTPSGSTATAAPAPTPAPAPSPAPMPAPSQ, encoded by the coding sequence ATGAGGACATGGATTCTGCTGGCCACCGTTCCCCTCGCCCTGGCAGCCTGCGCCGAACCGAATACCGGAACCGACTACCAGGTGAGCCATCCCCTGGTGGTTCGGGACGAAACTGTGCGCTTGACCCTGAAGACTCCGGTTTCCGCCGAAGGCATGGCCATCGAGGACCAGTTGCGCCTGCACCGCTTCGTCGACCACTTCCGGGCGCGCGGCCGTGGTTCTATCCGGGTGCAGGCCCTGGGCGGCCAGGGCGGCTACGAGACCGGGGCCTGGATGGACGGGGCGCGGGGGCTTCTGCTACGGGCCGGCCTGCGCGGCGAGGAGATCGCCCTGGCCACGGAGGGGACAGGCGACGACGGCGGCTCGCCGGTCGTCGTCCTCAGCTTCACGGGCAGCACGGTGGACGTCCCCAACTGCGGCAAGGTGTCGCTGAACATCTCCTTCAATCCCAACAATCTCCCGATGCCCGACTGGGGGTGCTCGGTGCAGCGCAACCTGGGCTTGATGGTGGAAAACCCCCGCGATCTTCTGCAGGCCCGCCCGGAAACCAGCCGCGACCCGGCGCGGACCGTCACCACCGTCAACGACTACCGGGCCGGGTCCGTGACCGCCACCTCGAAGAGCAACGAACAGCAACACGGCTTCATCGGCAGCGAAAGCACGGGGCGCGCGACGCCCGGCGGCGATACGGCGCGCTCGGTGACCCCCAGCGGCTCCACCGCCACGGCGGCACCGGCTCCGACCCCCGCACCGGCTCCGTCGCCGGCTCCCATGCCCGCACCCTCGCAATAG